The region ATCTCTTCCCTGAACATCTCTGTCCTTCACTACAAGGTCTGGGTTCAAAACCCTCCTTGCCTACCAAAGCGATAAATTCATGGCGTTAAAATTACAATCCAGGAACCCGTCAATATAAAAGCCAGGTACAGAAACAGCTTCGCCCTACTCACCGATGGCGCATTACCTCCTCCTTAGAAAAAGGAAATGGACGCATGAGGCGCATTTTTTTGCTGCGTTCCTATTTATCTCTTAAAAGATCCCTCCAGCGACAGCCTGGCTGTGACTCCGAGCAGAAACTGGTTCTAATCTGAGTGGCCAGTGTTTCTCGCCGTTTCCTGGCTGCATTTGATCCGGGGGAGAGTTAGAAGCCTTAAATGTGTTGCGAGGGCACCGAGCTGTCAGACCTTTTGGCGAGTAAGATTGATCGCGCACAGGCTTCCAGCACTCTTTGTTTGGTATATAAGCAACAAACCTAGAGAGGCCTACCACTTCTCTTatttcctctctccctcacttcctTACTCTCCCAATAagacatatttttttaaaaaggaaatacaacATGTGCTGCTTAGGCAACAAGCACCTCGAACGTGGCTTGCGCAGATTAGTTTGGAAGGGCTATAAAAACCACTGCAACGCCGCAGGGAAGAGACATTCATTGACACTTCTAGCTACATAACTACCCCTCAAATGGTGTCGTTGTCAATTGTGAATATGCATTATTGTTTGGTTTAATGTAATTTCAGGGAACATTTCTCCTGGATACACAGACAACAGCATCTCTCCCCATTACACCTACTGTCTTCATTCTTCAGTTTTGTGGCTTTCAAAACATGACCACAAATAATCTTTTGCAAATATTTCTTGGGGTGATGTTGAACTATATAGAAATGTACCGATTATTTTAGCAATTTTCAATTCTCCCGGTGCATTGGTATGTTAACTGcattataaaaaatatatacatttaatACAGAGTCATATTCGAAATAGGGTACTTTCTGTAGCTAATATGTACTAAACATCTGTTATGCAAAGAAAAGTTCTGATAGTGTAATATCTGTCAGTGTTAACTTAATGGATTGTATTTTATTGTAGGAAATGTCAATGCAGATTTCACTATTCCACATCTTTAAACAATCACATCTCTTCCTGGTAATGGACACAACGAAATGATTTGATGCTTTTCCACTATTGTAGCCTCTTGCTATAGCTATTGGCAAGAAATGTGTGTGCGTTCTGTggttgtttgtctgtgtgtgcgtgtgtctgtgcggcGGGGGCGTTCTCGACTGACATCCTCAAACAATACGAGAAAGAGGAGTGCACGAATCCGCGCACCCCGAGCTGGGCTCCTTCCCTGTAATGGTGAGCGTCAGCcattcttaaaaaaacacattttgtagCTTAGTGGACTGGActggaggagcgagaggaggatAAACTCAGCGGACAAAGATGTAAATAAAAGCAGTCGTCCCAGCTGAGCGAGGCGATCTTCATCTGAGTTTTTTTTGGATCAATCATGCAGACAGTGGCTTCTTTTGATTAAACCCCAAATTGTCATTGGGCAGAGGTAATCATGTGACAGCCTATTCGGTCCAATTTCAACCTTGTCTCCATGAATTCAATAGTTTAATAGTAGCTTGGTCCCCACACGACCATAATCAGTGATATAGAAAAAACACCACGAGAAGAttttttttgaatatttttttcccttttcctcgCAAGGCTGCAACATTTCTAAAAACAAGCGTGCAAACTTTCCTCGGTTCTCAGGGAGTGGAGATGAATTACGAATTCGAGCGAGAGAGCGGTTTTATCAATAGTCAGCCGTCGCTTGCTGAGTGCCTGACATCGTTCCCCCCTGTCGCTGATTCATTTCAAAGTTCATCAATCAAGAGCTCGACGCTTTCACGTCCGACACTGATTCCTCCTCCCTTTGAGCAAACCATTCCTAGCCTGAATCCGGGCAGCCATCCGCGGCACGGCCGGCCCAGACACAGCCCAGATGGATGCAGCCCGCTGCCCACAGCCTCTTTACCCCCGGAGTATCCCTGGATGCGGGAAAAGAAAGCCTCCAAAAGGAACCACCTGCCGAACTCCACCACTACTACCATCTCCAACGGACCTGTATgcttttccccaaaaggtgggTGATTTAAAACGTGTTTATTAGCTGTTGCTACAACCAGAACCCCAACTGGGgcctttcttttaaaaacgGGACTTTTGTTCGGATATGGGCTTATTGGTTTCATATGGTTGTGCTTCGGGGCAAAATGGGTAAAAGTTTGGCTAAAGTTTGGTGATGAGAAATGATTTATTCCTTTAGCCGTTGCACGGTTTTCGCGTGTGACAGTAATGAAGAGTGATGGAGTGCCGTTGCCGAGGAGGGCAGCTGGAGCATTCATTAGTATCCCACACTGGCCCTCGCTGCTTTTGGGGCGCACTGGCTTGACTTCATGGTTACGTTGGCTGtgttattaaatataaaacactgcGATGGTTATCCGTTGAGCTTTAAAACTTATTAGGTGGACTCAGCGGCACCCGCGCCCATTTTGCTGCAGTGTTCTGTGGCACAGTGATTGTGAAATTCATAAGCAGCGATCTTGTGCTGCAGAACTGTGCCAGACATTCTATAATATCGTGGCGCCGTTTATTTTCCAGGTTCGCCTGAGATCGTGGAGAGCgccgggggaggaggaggtggttcCCGTCGGCTAAGGACAGCGTACACAAACACCCAGCTACTGGAGTTGGAAAAGGAGTTCCACTTCAACAAGTACCTTTGCCGGCCTCGGAGGGTGGAAATAGCGGCTCTGTTGGACCTGACCGAGCGACAAGTCAAAGTGTGGTTCCAAAACCGGCGCATGAAGCACAAACGGCAGACGCAGAGCAAGGAGAACCACAATGCTGAAGGGAAAGGCCCGAGCACCGAGGAGGGGATTCACAGCGACGAAGAGGACGAGGCCCCCGTGTTTGATCGTAGCGGGGCCCTGCTGGAGAGAGATACCTGCTCCTTTCAGAAAAAGTCTCACGGTTCggcgcagcagcaccacaatAGCGTGTCCATGGGCTTTGCTGCTGCGCCGCTGAACAGCAATGACAAAAATCTGAAACATTTTCCCAACCCGTCACCTACTGTTCCAGGCTGCATGTCAACAATAGGCCCGGGCTCGGCATCTGGCCCGGACAATGGCGACAGTCCCCCGGCTCTGGATGTTTCTATACACGATTTTCAACCTTTCTCCTCGGATTCCTGCCTACAGCTCTCCGATGCAGCCTCGCCGAGCTTGTCGGAATCATTGGACAGTCCCGTGGACATTTCTACGGACAGCTTCTATTTTTTCTCGGAGTCTCTAACTACAATCGACCTGCAACATCTGAGCTATTAACTAAAATCAATCACAGTAACTGTTTTTCGGACAGTAAAATCAACCTACGATGGTATTAACTGACGTTATTTGATAATATggcacatttattttcatggtaTTTGACTTGACGATTAATACAAGGTAAGGAAGAAATTAAGTAAGTGGATATTGCTCAAAAACAACGCGGATTTACAATAACAAACTGATCTCCTGGAATGGAAATTACGAGTGTATGTGAATTACGATACAATAATAGGCCTATGGAACCTGATCGTTATTATTTTTGTATAGCTAtcaatgttttaaatatttttgttaGAACATAAATAACTTGTTACAAAGCTTTTCATGGTGTGTTTGAGTcctttataaaatataaataaaattttaaCCTGAAAAATCCATGCagaaaactaaaatgaaattaGTAGAGTAAATAGAGAGCCGTATGCAAATTTCTCAACAGGTTGGCAATGAATATAATTTGTATAATCGGGTGGCACTGTGATGACACAGGTTTCACTTTTTACAATTCTTTTAATTGCATTGTAAATCTTAATGTCGTACATCGATATATAGGATGCATATAAAGTAAATACTAAGATAAAAATCTAAGAACGCTAGCATTTATATGTAAGCCTTTAATGAAAAGATGGACACGAAAACTTACCAAAAgcctcatttttttattttcaacaacGCCTTAAAAATACCTTTCTCACACTGATATGATAGAAATGAGTCCGTTCTAATTTCATCTTAAATCTATGCCGAGTAAAAGCAAATATGTGCACATGACAGGGCTCTTAACATTGTGTGCATGTTGCAGGCAAATACCCGAGCCATGTTTGCCTTCAGGAGCTCATAAATCACTCCGTGGCATGAATGAGACGGACATTAAAGAGACCAATTGTGGCGTAATGTGCACAAATAAAACCCCACTTACATTTTCATATGGGACTCCCGATTCCTCGTGTTAAAGGGGGCCGAGTCTCTGCGTGCGTTTGgtaataattcatttttataGCTTGTTTAAACACGGCTCTGGCTTGGTGACAGTATGTAGTAGCTGCCTGCTTAGTTTGACGCTGAAATCCTTTCCTGCGTGTTAAAATTCAAACCCAAAAGAGACTAAAATTATCATTTATCTTAGAATAGCAAGGGAAATAGACAGTTACTTAATAGGGTCCCTTCATCAagatttttatgcattttagATGATTTATAACATTATTTGCAGAATAAGGGCTTGAGGTCAATGTTGGGATTATGAATATTACTAAAATTGAGGCGACTGGTGGGAATCAGTAAGTACCTCTTTGCAAGTTGGCTTCATAGCGTGTTCAACTAACAGCCAAAACAACCACCGGTTGCAACACTTGACGGATCGATCTAATATCTCATCCACACTTGCAATAAACAATCTCAGGACTTAGGCAGAGTGTTTTACCGAATGATCTGGAAGCCATAAGCAGCCCATCGACTGACTGAACGTTAACCAATACTGGTTCACTCGACTCTGCATGTGAGACGGAGAAGGGGGTAAAGTGGTGTAGActgcactcctcctcactaacCACAGGGCGAGTCTAACCAAATCATTCCGATACAACGCGCCCTTTCTGCGCGCATGTGTTCACACAAAGAGCCCAGAAAGCTCCTTTAGGCCAGTTTTCCACATGCAGGCGAGGCAGTGATTGCACCCACTCTGggctgcagcaggcagctgaCGAGACAGAGACTgtaggtgggggtggggagg is a window of Takifugu flavidus isolate HTHZ2018 chromosome 21, ASM371156v2, whole genome shotgun sequence DNA encoding:
- the LOC130518024 gene encoding homeobox protein Hox-A2a: MNYEFERESGFINSQPSLAECLTSFPPVADSFQSSSIKSSTLSRPTLIPPPFEQTIPSLNPGSHPRHGRPRHSPDGCSPLPTASLPPEYPWMREKKASKRNHLPNSTTTTISNGPVCFSPKGSPEIVESAGGGGGGSRRLRTAYTNTQLLELEKEFHFNKYLCRPRRVEIAALLDLTERQVKVWFQNRRMKHKRQTQSKENHNAEGKGPSTEEGIHSDEEDEAPVFDRSGALLERDTCSFQKKSHGSAQQHHNSVSMGFAAAPLNSNDKNLKHFPNPSPTVPGCMSTIGPGSASGPDNGDSPPALDVSIHDFQPFSSDSCLQLSDAASPSLSESLDSPVDISTDSFYFFSESLTTIDLQHLSY